Proteins encoded by one window of Pseudochaenichthys georgianus chromosome 9, fPseGeo1.2, whole genome shotgun sequence:
- the adamts13 gene encoding A disintegrin and metalloproteinase with thrombospondin motifs 13 isoform X4, with translation MMASDGGYNSVDLTWSPCSREQLLTFFSEGKAECVKDLPSLGGSLQDWKPGLYYGVDDQCRIAFGSTARACSFTNLDLPACRVLSCHLHPDDDSSCKRLLVPLLDGTECAPNQWCLKGRCVSANELSSTVVVHGSWSNWSEFSPCSRTCGGGVSHRTRKCNNPRPAFGGDDCEGPDIEAGLCHQQPCEQMQLDFMAEQCSQTDLHPLYLLPNTASFYTWIPAIGFGQGEEQCRYMCQSKGEHFLVSRGSQFVDGTRCESDSPPQYGSRATCLRGKCQLFGCDGVLHSGKVMDVCGVCGGGGSSCTLISDSYTGGQAREYTTFLSLPVNATQVHIINRSPLFTHMAVRVGDRYIVSGTSSMALSMTHPSPLEDHHLEYRLHLTPDLLPEMEELLLPGPLTEEINIQVYRKYGKEYGDKTNPNISYQFYLPNRNSDLIEIQPKGKWAVFTAPCSVSCGSGVQKHEYVCVHEETNKHLEKHDCETPPPPVPIQTSCQLSPCPPRWDAGLFGPCSASCGGGERVHPVRCVQEHGTNVVEVQDAECPPKTAPNAVEKCNLQHCPARWRVSEPGECSVVCGPGETERVVSCVRPEHGQEVEVDQSFCSLQIRPPDTVPCVVDVCPIGWESKGEQTPILKSGVLTRSRQAPVYVWSPVISQCSKTCGNGTLQVWFSCVDHQTRLGVMDIHCDPTTKPPPQYETCNTSPCPSMWHSKQGVCSVTCGGGVANRVLYCAGERDGEEEVVEDSECSDFPKPTAVVSCNNHSCPARWRVFSASPCSASCDLGVAQRTVSCVQFVHGRESVVPEESCHAAIKPATTVPCLVRVCTFRWEVKPWSQCSVPCGYGIQSRAVSCMGPSHPEPLSPQFCMHMPKPITIQGCYMGGCGDATPTSDVITAVTPQQQLDHPSPSPTEPITILQATAATIPTPKPRACGQLLLEESGIVDLKDLTGRCTVSIGRPLDEVIYIKMESGSLNCSKKEFVAFFDRLALVKKCEQVAGSELTTRTNVLLVRQNLLTPGNGVVFTYNSQKNIKKSHHQDCDIQLFSPTGIFENPTTANTNHTCRVLINAPPSVKIKIQALHIGLMFNSTNSQSTYIMIRDMNVLKTNVFKGQQLFQWHSSGNMAEIEFHGAYLNAKGSFRAEYSFMRLRH, from the exons ATGATGGCCTCTGACGGGGGCTACAACAGTGTGGATCTGACCTGGTCGCCCTGCAGCAGAGAGCAGCTGCTCACATTCTTCAG TGAAGGAAAAGCTGAATGTGTGAAGGACCTGCCTTCACTGGGAGGCTCTCTACAAGACTGGAAGCCTGGCCTGTATTATGGAGTTGATGACCAGTGCCGTATAGCTTTTGGTAGCACTGCAAGAGCCTGTTCTTTCACTAATCTTGACCTG CCAGCGTGTCGTGTCCTGTCCTGTCACCTTCACCCTGATGACGACAGCTCCTGCAAACGTCTCCTGGTCCCTCTGCTGGACGGGACAGAGTGTGCACCTAATCAG TGGTGTCTGAAGGGGCGTTGTGTGTCCGCTAATGAGCTCAGCTCCACTGTGGTGGTGCATGGCTCCTGGTCCAACTGGTCTGAGTTCTCCCCCTGCTCCCGGACATGTGGCGGGGGAGTCTCTCACCGCACACGGAAATGCAATAACCCAAG ACCGGCTTTTGGAGGGGATGATTGTGAGGGACCGGATATTGAGGCTGGACTTTGTCACCAGCAG CCATGTGAGCAAATGCAGCTTGATTTCATGGCAGAGCAGTGTTCCCAAACAGACCTCCACCCCCTCTACCTGCTACCAAACACCGCCTCTTTCTACACCTGGATCCCTGCTATAGGATTTGGACAAG GGGAGGAGCAGTGCAGATATATGTGCCAATCAAAAGGAGAACATTTCCTAGTGAGCCGGGGCTCTCAGTTTGTGGATGGGACTCGCTGTGAGTCAGACAGCCCGCCTCAATATGGCTCCAGAGCTACATGTCTCAGAGGGAAATGCCAG CTGTTTGGCTGTGATGGTGTGCTGCATTCTGGGAAAGTGATGGATGTGTGTGGGGTGTGCGGTGGAGGCGGATCATCCTGCACTTTGATCTCTGACTCCTACACTGGTGGTCAGGCTAGAG AGTACACCACCTTCCTCTCTCTGCCGGTGAATGCCACACAGGTTCATATTATCAACAGATCACCTCTGTTCACTCATATGG CTGTAAGGGTTGGGGATCGGTACATTGTGTCCGGGACAAGCAGCATGGCCCTGAGTATGACCCACCCCTCCCCACTGGAAGACCACCATCTAGAGTACCGACTCCACCTGACCCCCGACCTGTTGCCCGAGATGGAGGAGCTGCTGCTTCCAGGGCCGCTGACAGAAGAGATAAACATACAG GTGTATCGCAAATATGGAAAAGAATACGGAGATAAAACAAATCCGAACATCAGCTACCAGTTCTATTTACCTAACAGAAACAGTGACTTGATAGAGATCCAGCCTAAAGGCAAATGGGCGGTCTTCACAGCGCCGTGCTCTGTCTCCTGCGGCTCTG GTGTACAGAAGCATGAATATGTATGCGTACATGAAGAAACCAACAAACATTTGGAGAAACATGATTGTGAAACGCCTCCTCCACCCGTACCCATCCAGACAAGCTGTCAGCTCTCACCCTGTCCCCCCAG GTGGGATGCAGGGTTGTTTGGGCCTTGTAGTGCCTCCTGTGGTGGAGGAGAGAGAGTGCATCCTGTAAGATGTGTTCAGGAACATGGAACCAATGTGGTAGAGGTCCAAGATGCTGAATGCCCTCCTAAAACAGCTCCAAATGCTGTAGAAAAATGTAACCTGCAACACTGTCCTGCCAG ATGGCGTGTGTCAGAACCAGGGGAGTGTTCAGTTGTGTGCGGGCCAGGAGAAACAGAGCGTGTTGTGTCATGTGTCCGGCCAGAACATGGTCAGGAAGTGGAAGTGGATCAAAGCTTTTGTTCTCTGCAGATCAGACCACCTGACACTGTGCCCTGTGTGGTAGATGTCTGTCCCATTGGGTGGGAATCAAAGGGAGAG CAGACGCCCATACTGAAGTCTGGTGTGCTGACACGCTCCAGACAGGCTCCGGTCTATGTCTGGAGTCCTGTTATCAGCCAGTGCTCAAAGACCTGTGGGAATG GAACCCTGCAGGTGTGGTTCTCCTGTGTGGACCACCAGACCAGACTGGGGGTAATGGACATCCACTGTGATCCTACTACAAAACCTCCTCCTCAGTATGAGACCTGCAACACATCTCCCTGCCCCAGCAT GTGGCACTCTAAGCAAGGAGTCTGCAGTGTAACGTGTGGAGGAGGGGTGGCCAACAGGGTGCTGTACTGTGCAGGAGAAAGAGAcggggaggaggaggtggtggagGATTCAGAGTGCAGTGACTTCCCCAAACCCACAGCAGTAGTTTCATGTAACAACCACAGCTGCCCAGCCAG GTGGAGGGTGTTCAGTGCATCACCCTGCTCTGCGTCCTGTGATTTGGGTGTAGCTCAGAGGACTGTGTCCTGTGTGCAGTTTGTCCATGGCAGGGAGAGTGTGGTGCCGGAGGAGAGCTGCCATGCAGCCATCAAACCGGCCACCACAGTGCCCTGCCTGGTGAGGGTCTGCACCTTCAGATGGGAGGTGAAACCTTGGAGTCAG TGCTCGGTACCATGTGGGTACGGGATCCAGTCCAGAGCCGTGTCCTGCATGGGCCCCTCTCATCCGGAGCCCCTCAGCCCTCAGTTCTGTATGCACATGCCCAAACCCATCACCATACAGGGCTGCTACATGGGCGGCTGCGGAGACGCGACACCAACCTCAGATGTCATAACTGCTGTCACACCACAGCAACAACTGGACCATCCTTCTCCGAGTCCAACAGAGCCAATCACTATCCTACAGGCCACTGCAGCGACCATCCCAACACCTAAACCCA GGGCATGTGGACAGCTTCTCCTGGAAGAATCTGGCATTGTGGATTTGAAAGACCTGACAGGCCGCTGCACGGTATCCATTGGTCGACCCCTAGATGAGGTCATCTATATTAAAATGGAATCTGGCTCCTTGAACTGCAGCAAAA AGGAGTTTGTTGCATTTTTTGACCGACTGGCATTGGTGAAGAAGTGCGAGCAGGTAGCAGGCAGTGAACTCACCACCAGAACCAACGTCCTGCTGGTGCGTCAGAATCTGCTCACCCCTGGGAACGGGGTTGTGTTCACCTATAATTCACAGAAAAACATCAAGAAGAGCCATCATCAGG ATTGTGACATTCAGCTGTTTTCCCCAACTGGCATCTTTGAGAATCCAACAACGGCAAACACTAACCACACCTGCAGAGTCCTCATCAATGCCCCTCCCTCAGTAAAGATCAAAATCCAAGCGCTTCACATAGGGTTAATGTTTAACTCCACCAACTCCCAATCTACATACATCATG ATCCGGGACATGAATGTCTTAAAGACCAATGTGTTTAAAGGCCAACAGCTGTTTCAGTGGCACTCCTCTGGAAACATGGCTGAGATTGAATTTCAtggagcctacctgaatgccaAAGGGAGTTTCAGAGCTGAATATTCCTTTATGCGTCTCAGACACTAA
- the adamts13 gene encoding A disintegrin and metalloproteinase with thrombospondin motifs 13 isoform X1, whose protein sequence is MFFTTLLCLLLLWPGFAALMTSPLEEVGGKLRANRSTALSHHSSKQRDIVSSPGSSPDTSVSGRLPRSTLMPDITHLELLVVVGPDVQQVHKQDTERYILTNLNIASELLRDMALGANMRVHLVRMIILSEPEPEIQMSPNITSSLRSVCDWGRRINPSNDTDPLHADLLLYITRYDLVLPDGNKQVRGVAQLGGACSSEWSCVITEDTGFDLGITITHEIGHSFGINHDGVGNTCSRSGFMMASDGGYNSVDLTWSPCSREQLLTFFSEGKAECVKDLPSLGGSLQDWKPGLYYGVDDQCRIAFGSTARACSFTNLDLPACRVLSCHLHPDDDSSCKRLLVPLLDGTECAPNQWCLKGRCVSANELSSTVVVHGSWSNWSEFSPCSRTCGGGVSHRTRKCNNPRPAFGGDDCEGPDIEAGLCHQQPCEQMQLDFMAEQCSQTDLHPLYLLPNTASFYTWIPAIGFGQGEEQCRYMCQSKGEHFLVSRGSQFVDGTRCESDSPPQYGSRATCLRGKCQLFGCDGVLHSGKVMDVCGVCGGGGSSCTLISDSYTGGQAREYTTFLSLPVNATQVHIINRSPLFTHMAVRVGDRYIVSGTSSMALSMTHPSPLEDHHLEYRLHLTPDLLPEMEELLLPGPLTEEINIQVYRKYGKEYGDKTNPNISYQFYLPNRNSDLIEIQPKGKWAVFTAPCSVSCGSGVQKHEYVCVHEETNKHLEKHDCETPPPPVPIQTSCQLSPCPPRWDAGLFGPCSASCGGGERVHPVRCVQEHGTNVVEVQDAECPPKTAPNAVEKCNLQHCPARWRVSEPGECSVVCGPGETERVVSCVRPEHGQEVEVDQSFCSLQIRPPDTVPCVVDVCPIGWESKGEQTPILKSGVLTRSRQAPVYVWSPVISQCSKTCGNGTLQVWFSCVDHQTRLGVMDIHCDPTTKPPPQYETCNTSPCPSMWHSKQGVCSVTCGGGVANRVLYCAGERDGEEEVVEDSECSDFPKPTAVVSCNNHSCPARWRVFSASPCSASCDLGVAQRTVSCVQFVHGRESVVPEESCHAAIKPATTVPCLVRVCTFRWEVKPWSQCSVPCGYGIQSRAVSCMGPSHPEPLSPQFCMHMPKPITIQGCYMGGCGDATPTSDVITAVTPQQQLDHPSPSPTEPITILQATAATIPTPKPRACGQLLLEESGIVDLKDLTGRCTVSIGRPLDEVIYIKMESGSLNCSKKEFVAFFDRLALVKKCEQVAGSELTTRTNVLLVRQNLLTPGNGVVFTYNSQKNIKKSHHQDCDIQLFSPTGIFENPTTANTNHTCRVLINAPPSVKIKIQALHIGLMFNSTNSQSTYIMIRDMNVLKTNVFKGQQLFQWHSSGNMAEIEFHGAYLNAKGSFRAEYSFMRLRH, encoded by the exons ATGTTTTTTACAACTCTGCTCTGTCTGCTGTTATTGTGGCCTGGCTTTGCCGCTCTAATGACTTCGCCATTGGAAGAGGTAGGTGGAAAACTGAGGGCGAACAGGAGCACTGCG CTTTCTCATCACTCCTCCAAACAAAGAGACATAGTTTCCTCTCCTGGTTCTTCTCCTGATACCTCAG TGAGTGGGCGGCTGCCTCGGTCGACTCTGATGCCTGACATCACACATCTGGAACTGCTGGTGGTTGTAGGGCCTGATGTCCAGCAGGTCCACAAGCAGGATACTGAACGGTACATCCTCACCAACCTCAACATT GCCTCAGAGCTGTTGAGAGACATGGCCCTGGGCGCCAACATGAGGGTGCACCTGGTCCGCATGATCATCCTATCAGAGCCAGAG CCAGAGATCCAAATGTCTCCCAACATTACCTCGTCTCTCAGAAGTGTTTGTGACTGGGGCAGAAGGATAAACCCCTCAAATGATACAGACCCACTTCACGCTGATCTTCTGTTATACATTACAAG GTACGACCTGGTGTTGCCTGATGGGAACAAGCAGGTCAGGGGTGTAGCACAGCTGGGGGGGGCTTGCTCCAGTGAATGGAGCTGTGTGATCACAGAGGACACGGGCTTTGACCTGGGGATCACCATCACTCATGAGATTGGCCACAG TTTTGGAATAAACCATGACGGAGTAGGAAACACCTGCAGCAGGAGTGGATTCATGATGGCCTCTGACGGGGGCTACAACAGTGTGGATCTGACCTGGTCGCCCTGCAGCAGAGAGCAGCTGCTCACATTCTTCAG TGAAGGAAAAGCTGAATGTGTGAAGGACCTGCCTTCACTGGGAGGCTCTCTACAAGACTGGAAGCCTGGCCTGTATTATGGAGTTGATGACCAGTGCCGTATAGCTTTTGGTAGCACTGCAAGAGCCTGTTCTTTCACTAATCTTGACCTG CCAGCGTGTCGTGTCCTGTCCTGTCACCTTCACCCTGATGACGACAGCTCCTGCAAACGTCTCCTGGTCCCTCTGCTGGACGGGACAGAGTGTGCACCTAATCAG TGGTGTCTGAAGGGGCGTTGTGTGTCCGCTAATGAGCTCAGCTCCACTGTGGTGGTGCATGGCTCCTGGTCCAACTGGTCTGAGTTCTCCCCCTGCTCCCGGACATGTGGCGGGGGAGTCTCTCACCGCACACGGAAATGCAATAACCCAAG ACCGGCTTTTGGAGGGGATGATTGTGAGGGACCGGATATTGAGGCTGGACTTTGTCACCAGCAG CCATGTGAGCAAATGCAGCTTGATTTCATGGCAGAGCAGTGTTCCCAAACAGACCTCCACCCCCTCTACCTGCTACCAAACACCGCCTCTTTCTACACCTGGATCCCTGCTATAGGATTTGGACAAG GGGAGGAGCAGTGCAGATATATGTGCCAATCAAAAGGAGAACATTTCCTAGTGAGCCGGGGCTCTCAGTTTGTGGATGGGACTCGCTGTGAGTCAGACAGCCCGCCTCAATATGGCTCCAGAGCTACATGTCTCAGAGGGAAATGCCAG CTGTTTGGCTGTGATGGTGTGCTGCATTCTGGGAAAGTGATGGATGTGTGTGGGGTGTGCGGTGGAGGCGGATCATCCTGCACTTTGATCTCTGACTCCTACACTGGTGGTCAGGCTAGAG AGTACACCACCTTCCTCTCTCTGCCGGTGAATGCCACACAGGTTCATATTATCAACAGATCACCTCTGTTCACTCATATGG CTGTAAGGGTTGGGGATCGGTACATTGTGTCCGGGACAAGCAGCATGGCCCTGAGTATGACCCACCCCTCCCCACTGGAAGACCACCATCTAGAGTACCGACTCCACCTGACCCCCGACCTGTTGCCCGAGATGGAGGAGCTGCTGCTTCCAGGGCCGCTGACAGAAGAGATAAACATACAG GTGTATCGCAAATATGGAAAAGAATACGGAGATAAAACAAATCCGAACATCAGCTACCAGTTCTATTTACCTAACAGAAACAGTGACTTGATAGAGATCCAGCCTAAAGGCAAATGGGCGGTCTTCACAGCGCCGTGCTCTGTCTCCTGCGGCTCTG GTGTACAGAAGCATGAATATGTATGCGTACATGAAGAAACCAACAAACATTTGGAGAAACATGATTGTGAAACGCCTCCTCCACCCGTACCCATCCAGACAAGCTGTCAGCTCTCACCCTGTCCCCCCAG GTGGGATGCAGGGTTGTTTGGGCCTTGTAGTGCCTCCTGTGGTGGAGGAGAGAGAGTGCATCCTGTAAGATGTGTTCAGGAACATGGAACCAATGTGGTAGAGGTCCAAGATGCTGAATGCCCTCCTAAAACAGCTCCAAATGCTGTAGAAAAATGTAACCTGCAACACTGTCCTGCCAG ATGGCGTGTGTCAGAACCAGGGGAGTGTTCAGTTGTGTGCGGGCCAGGAGAAACAGAGCGTGTTGTGTCATGTGTCCGGCCAGAACATGGTCAGGAAGTGGAAGTGGATCAAAGCTTTTGTTCTCTGCAGATCAGACCACCTGACACTGTGCCCTGTGTGGTAGATGTCTGTCCCATTGGGTGGGAATCAAAGGGAGAG CAGACGCCCATACTGAAGTCTGGTGTGCTGACACGCTCCAGACAGGCTCCGGTCTATGTCTGGAGTCCTGTTATCAGCCAGTGCTCAAAGACCTGTGGGAATG GAACCCTGCAGGTGTGGTTCTCCTGTGTGGACCACCAGACCAGACTGGGGGTAATGGACATCCACTGTGATCCTACTACAAAACCTCCTCCTCAGTATGAGACCTGCAACACATCTCCCTGCCCCAGCAT GTGGCACTCTAAGCAAGGAGTCTGCAGTGTAACGTGTGGAGGAGGGGTGGCCAACAGGGTGCTGTACTGTGCAGGAGAAAGAGAcggggaggaggaggtggtggagGATTCAGAGTGCAGTGACTTCCCCAAACCCACAGCAGTAGTTTCATGTAACAACCACAGCTGCCCAGCCAG GTGGAGGGTGTTCAGTGCATCACCCTGCTCTGCGTCCTGTGATTTGGGTGTAGCTCAGAGGACTGTGTCCTGTGTGCAGTTTGTCCATGGCAGGGAGAGTGTGGTGCCGGAGGAGAGCTGCCATGCAGCCATCAAACCGGCCACCACAGTGCCCTGCCTGGTGAGGGTCTGCACCTTCAGATGGGAGGTGAAACCTTGGAGTCAG TGCTCGGTACCATGTGGGTACGGGATCCAGTCCAGAGCCGTGTCCTGCATGGGCCCCTCTCATCCGGAGCCCCTCAGCCCTCAGTTCTGTATGCACATGCCCAAACCCATCACCATACAGGGCTGCTACATGGGCGGCTGCGGAGACGCGACACCAACCTCAGATGTCATAACTGCTGTCACACCACAGCAACAACTGGACCATCCTTCTCCGAGTCCAACAGAGCCAATCACTATCCTACAGGCCACTGCAGCGACCATCCCAACACCTAAACCCA GGGCATGTGGACAGCTTCTCCTGGAAGAATCTGGCATTGTGGATTTGAAAGACCTGACAGGCCGCTGCACGGTATCCATTGGTCGACCCCTAGATGAGGTCATCTATATTAAAATGGAATCTGGCTCCTTGAACTGCAGCAAAA AGGAGTTTGTTGCATTTTTTGACCGACTGGCATTGGTGAAGAAGTGCGAGCAGGTAGCAGGCAGTGAACTCACCACCAGAACCAACGTCCTGCTGGTGCGTCAGAATCTGCTCACCCCTGGGAACGGGGTTGTGTTCACCTATAATTCACAGAAAAACATCAAGAAGAGCCATCATCAGG ATTGTGACATTCAGCTGTTTTCCCCAACTGGCATCTTTGAGAATCCAACAACGGCAAACACTAACCACACCTGCAGAGTCCTCATCAATGCCCCTCCCTCAGTAAAGATCAAAATCCAAGCGCTTCACATAGGGTTAATGTTTAACTCCACCAACTCCCAATCTACATACATCATG ATCCGGGACATGAATGTCTTAAAGACCAATGTGTTTAAAGGCCAACAGCTGTTTCAGTGGCACTCCTCTGGAAACATGGCTGAGATTGAATTTCAtggagcctacctgaatgccaAAGGGAGTTTCAGAGCTGAATATTCCTTTATGCGTCTCAGACACTAA